TTCGAGGTGCCATCGGTCACCTTGGCCGATCAGTTGATTTCCGAAGGCGCCATCGGGCGGGTTGTCCATACCTGCGGGTTGGGCCCGCACCGGCTGAACCGGGCCACGCGGCCCGACTGGTTCTTTCAGCGCACGCGATATGGTGGCATCCTGACCGACATTGCATCGCACCAGATCGACCAGTTCCTGCATTTCACGGGGTCCGACGACGCCGAGGTCACGATGGCCCATGTCGCTAATCATGCCAATCCCGATGATCCCGGCCTGCAGGACTTTGGAGAGATTGCTCTACGCTCCCCGACAGGGTCGGGCTATATCCGGGTCGACTGGTACACACCGGATGCGCTGCCGAATTGGGGGGACGGGCGGCTGACGCTGCTGGGGACCGATGGATATATCGAGCTGCGCAAATACGTGGATGTCGCCGGTCGCCCGGGCACCGATCATCTGGTTCTTGTCAACGACACAAGATGCGAAACGATTGATGCGCGCGATGCGGGCCTGCCCTATTTCGAGCGGTTGCTCCACGATATCCGACACCGAACCGAAACCGCGATGTCCCAGGCCCATTGCTTCAAGGTGATGGAACTGGCCCTGACCGCGCAAGCCCTCGCCGAACGCACATGATCCGCGTGGCTGTCATCGGCGGCGGCATCGGCGCCCAGCATCTGGAGGCCTATCGCCATCTTCCGCAATTTGACCCGGTTCTGATCGTCGACAGGGACCCGGCGCGCCTTGAGGCGCTGGCCATCGACGGCACCAGCGGAGCATCTGAGATCGCAGAGGCGCTGCACCCCGATATCGACCTTGTCGATATCTGCTTGCCCCCTGCCCTGCACGCCGAAACCGCCATTCAGGCGCTGGAGGCCGGAAAGCATGTGATTTGCGAAAAACCGTTTGCGACCTCACTGCACGATGTCGACCGGATCGCACAGGCGGCTGCGCGGGCGGATTGCCAGGTTTTCCCGGTCTTTCAGTACCGCTTTGGACCCGCATTCGCCCAGCTTCGCGCGCTTCGAGACGCTGGTTTGACCGGTGCGCCGCACAGTGCGGCGCTCGAGACGCATTGGTCGCGGGACGCGGATTACTACGCCGTCCCGTGGCGTGGCACCTGGGCCGGGGAACAGGGCGGCGCAATTGTCACCCATGCTATCCACGCCCACGATCTGCTGTCACACTACATGGCCCCGGTTCATGCCGTCACCGCGCGGCTGGCAACCCGCGTCAACCCTATCGAAACCGAAGACACCGCGGCGCTGATCTTCGAGCTTGAAGGCGGCGCGCTAGCGACAAGCTCTGTCACGTTGGGGGCCGCGTCGG
Above is a genomic segment from Thalassococcus sp. S3 containing:
- a CDS encoding Gfo/Idh/MocA family protein — its product is MIRVAVIGGGIGAQHLEAYRHLPQFDPVLIVDRDPARLEALAIDGTSGASEIAEALHPDIDLVDICLPPALHAETAIQALEAGKHVICEKPFATSLHDVDRIAQAAARADCQVFPVFQYRFGPAFAQLRALRDAGLTGAPHSAALETHWSRDADYYAVPWRGTWAGEQGGAIVTHAIHAHDLLSHYMAPVHAVTARLATRVNPIETEDTAALIFELEGGALATSSVTLGAASDQTRIRFVYECLTATSGTLPYAPSEGGWSFIARAPSDQAEVDACLASAADEKPGFDGFLTEVAKALNGDPAHRAVSLADGRASIELVTAIYSAAQSARRTTLPLSADHPMRMGWRP
- a CDS encoding Gfo/Idh/MocA family protein yields the protein MTVPFVALGLDHRHIYGMTENMLRAGARCLGFWTDGTPQPLEGFQKRFPDLPRFSTLEEALGAGGELALVSAIPADRADLAVRAMDAGLDVMTDKPGCTDLTQLEKLKQAVARTGRIWSINFSERFEVPSVTLADQLISEGAIGRVVHTCGLGPHRLNRATRPDWFFQRTRYGGILTDIASHQIDQFLHFTGSDDAEVTMAHVANHANPDDPGLQDFGEIALRSPTGSGYIRVDWYTPDALPNWGDGRLTLLGTDGYIELRKYVDVAGRPGTDHLVLVNDTRCETIDARDAGLPYFERLLHDIRHRTETAMSQAHCFKVMELALTAQALAERT